The following proteins come from a genomic window of Lycium ferocissimum isolate CSIRO_LF1 chromosome 4, AGI_CSIRO_Lferr_CH_V1, whole genome shotgun sequence:
- the LOC132054378 gene encoding WUSCHEL-related homeobox 5 gives MGTKCGRWNPTAEQVKVLTDLFRSGLRTPTTDQIQKISSQLSFYGNIESKNVFYWFQNHKARERQKRRRKVLVDEERIQFCQDKNISPNKHFPEITSYNEEPDQAERVIETLQLFPLNSLSEYSESEKLRFFAEEYRENMTFSCNYIGAEMNHPTLDLRLSFFS, from the exons ATGGGAACAAAATGTGGGCGATGGAATCCAACCGCAGAACAGGTTAAAGTTCTAACTGACCTGTTCAGGTCTGGACTCCGTACACCAACCACAGATCAGATTCAAAAGATATCGTCTCAGTTGAGCTTTTATGGAAACATCGAGAGTAAGAATGTTTTTTATTGGTTCCAAAACCATAAAGCTCGAGAAAGACAGAAACGTCGACGTAAGGTTTTGGTTGATGAAGAGAGAATCCAATTCTGCCAGGATAAGAACATCTCTCCAAACAAAC ATTTTCCCGAGATAACTAGTTATAATGAAGAGCCGGATCAGGCGGAAAGAGTAATAGAGACTTTGCAACTCTTTCCATTAAATTCATTAAGTGAATATTCCGAGTCGGAGAAGCTAAGGTTCTTCGCAGAGGAATACAGAGAGAACATGACATTTTCTTGCAACTATATCGGGGCTGAAATGAATCATCCAACGTTGGATCTACGTCTAAGCTTCTTCTCGTAG